One part of the Pelodiscus sinensis isolate JC-2024 chromosome 16, ASM4963464v1, whole genome shotgun sequence genome encodes these proteins:
- the SLC5A11 gene encoding sodium/myo-inositol cotransporter 2 isoform X1: protein METPGSPPPSVTPSWNPFPHKILEAVDIVVLVLYFVFVLAVGLWSMWKTKRSTVKGYFLAGGKMVWWPVGASLFASNVGSGHFIGLAGSGAASGIAATAYEWNGMFCVLVLAWLFLPIYLAAGVTTMPEYLQKRFGGKRIQIFLAILYLFIYIFTKISVDMYAGALFIQQALRWDLYVAVIGLLAITAVYTVAGGLAAVIYTDTLQTVIMLAGALTLMGFSFVKIGGLESLQAKYFKAIASSHKGNSSCGLPREDAFHIFRDPITSDLPWPGVLVGMTIPSLWYWCTDQVIVQRSLAAKNLSHAKGGSLLASYLKILPLFMMVMPGMISRVLFPDLVACADPEICRQICGNPSGCSDIAYPKLVIELLPLGLRGLMMSVMISALMSSLTSIFNSSSTIFTMDLWRHFRPRSSEWELMIVGRVFVLLLVVVSILWIPLVQASQGGQLFIYIQTISSYLQPPVAMVFILGCFWKRTNEKGAFWGLLIGMLLGFIRLVLDFVYLQPQCGEPDRRPSVVRYVHYLYFSMILSVITTVTVVVVSLLTEPPSEEMIHHLTWFTRWDRPAKKDSAINTSPDTGSDVYKSEHPPAQLDISVVPENIFNGNTGVAGTQKGSKLMRVFLWLCGMERKDEHPPENTIPASPEHTVASLEEQPLVKHILNVNLLLCLCAGIFLWGYFA, encoded by the exons ATGGAGACCCCGGGGAGCCCTCCGCCTTCGGTCACTCCCAGCTGGAACCCTTTTCCCCACAAGATCTTGGAGGCTGTGGACATTGTTGTTCTGGTTCTGTACTTTGTATTCGTCCTGGCGGTTGGACTGTGG TCCATGTGGAAGACGAAGCGAAGCACGGTGAAAGGCTATTTCTTGGCGGGAGGAAAGATGGTTTGGTGGCCT GTGGGGGCATCGCTGTTTGCGAGCAATGTGGGGAGCGGGCATTTCATAGGCCTGGCTGGGTCCGGGGCAGCGTCGGGAATCGCCGCCACGGCCTACGAGTGGAAC GGGATGTTTTGTGTCTTGGTGCTGGCCTGGCTATTTCTTCCTATTTACCTGGCAGCGGGG GTCACAACGATGCCTGAGTACTTACAGAAACGCTTTGGCGGCAAAAGAATACAGATATTCCTGGCAATTCTCTACTTGTTTATCTACATATTCACCAAAATATCA GTGGATATGTACGCCGGGGCCCTGTTCATTCAGCAAGCCTTACGCTGGGACCTCTATGTGGCTGTCATAGGTCTGCTGGCAATCACTGCTGTTTACACTGTGGCAG gtgGCCTGGCAGCTGTGATTTACACCGACACACTGCAGACGGTCATCATGCTGGCTGGGGCATTAACTCTTATGGGGTTCA GCTTTGTTAAAATTGGCGGCCTTGAAAGTTTGCAGGCCAAATACTTTAAAGCCATTGCGAGTAGCCACAAAGGAAACAGCAGCTGTGGCTTGCCAAGAGAAGATGCCTTCCACATTTTCCGAGACCCCATCACCTCGGACCTTCCCTGGCCAGGAGTTCTGGTTGGAATGACCATCCCATCTCTGTGGTACTGGTGCACAGATCAG GTTATTGTTCAAAGGTCCCTCGCAGCCAAGAACCTCTCTCATGCCAAAGGAGGCTCGTTGTTGGCCTCCTACCTGAAAATTTTGCCTCTCTTCATGATGGTGATGCCAGGCATGATCAGCCGGGTTCTCTTCCCAG ACCTGGTGGCTTGTGCAGACCCAGAAATCTGTCGGCAAATCTGTGGCAACCCTTCTGGCTGTTCTGATATTGCTTACCCCAAACTGGTCATAGAACTGCTGCCTCTAG GGCTCAGGGGCCTCATGATGTCTGTGATGATCTCAGCACTTATGTCCTCCCTGACTTCCATCTTTAACAGCTCCAGCACCATCTTCACCATGGACCTCTGGCGGCACTTCCGGCCCCGTTCGTCTGAGTGGGAGCTCATGATTGTTGGCAG GGTGTTCGTGCTGCTGCTCGTGGTGGTGTCCATTCTGTGGATCCCACTGGTGCAGGCCAGCCAAGGGGGGCAGCTCTTCATTTATATCCAGACCATCAGCTCCTACCTACAGCCCCCCGTTGCCATGGTTTTCATCCTGGGCTGTTTCTGGAAGAGAACCAATGAGAAG GGTGCGTTCTGGGGCCTGCTGATTGGCATGTTGCTGGGCTTCATCCGGTTGGTGCTGGATTTTGTCTACCTGCAGCCCCAGTGTGGGGAGCCAGACCGCCGTCCGTCCGTGGTGAGATACGTGCACTACctgtacttctccatgatcctcaGTGTCATCACGACAGTCACTGTGGTGGTCGTGAGCCTGCTCACAGAACCTCCCTCGGAAGAAATG ATCCATCATCTCACCTGGTTCACACGCTGGGATCGGCCAGCCAAGAAAGACTCAGCAATCAATACTTCACCTGATACTGGAAGTGACGTGTATAAGTCTGAGCATCCGCCTGCCCAGCTTGATATTAGTGTTGTTCCTGAAAATATTTTCAACGGCAATACAG GTGTGGCTGGTACTCAAAAAGGGTCTAAACTGATGAGAGTCTTCTTGTGGCTGTGTGGGATGGAGAGGAAAGACGAACATCCTCCTGAGAACACAATTCCTGCCAGCCCTGAACATACTGTGGCTTCGCTGGAGGAGCAGCCTTTGGTGAAACACATTCTGAATGTCAACTTGTTACTGTGTCTATGTGCCGGCATTTTTCTCTGGGGCTACTTTGCATAG
- the TEX47 gene encoding testis-expressed protein 47 isoform X1 — translation MSGAHPQRQKGSGRAESLVPATLLRSNLLGAREEKRRLQLKKFLLHRLFFVAKLSERADRREVTGYHERLFQNILKYHLGEPVSGLLLLYPSSILHILESSSGTLYHILQDLVSLQKQGSGALLQEIRILVVSHNIPTRLFLQWYVTMVTRPVTYLEDLTQSQSAEEVVTECLMLLLKLGTYLSKTFKVSSKGLGDNLHTLVPELLIPAETINYLCKATEFLSPEAFLKMYNNPLQPAMASGTAADLQETVWPTPCHLYP, via the exons ATGTCGGGCGCCCACCCGCAGCGGCAGAAGGGGTCGGGCCGGGCCGAGTCCCTGGTGCCCGCCACGCTCCTGCGGAGCAACCTGCTGGGCGCCAGGGAGGAGAAGCGGCGGCTGCAGCTCAAG AAGTTCCTGCTGCACAGGTTATTTTTTGTTGCCAAGCTGTCAGAAAGAGCAGACAGGAGAGAGGTCACAG gTTACCATGAAAGACTGTTTCAGAACATATTAAAATACCACCTAGGAGAACCAGTCTCAGGTCTACTTCTTCTCTATCCCAGCTCCATCCTTCATATACTAGAG TCCTCCAGTGGCACATTGTATCATATCCTCCAAGATCTAGTTTCTCTCCAGAAGCAAGGCTCCGG TGCTTTGCTACAGGAAATTAGGATTTTAGTGGTATCACACAACATCCCAACCAGGCTCTTCCTGCAGTGGTATGTCACAATGGTGACACGGCCTGTGACATACCTAGAAGATTTGACACAATCGCAGTCTGCAGAAGAGGTGGTGACTGAGTGTCTTATGCTTCTCCTCAAACTGGGAACATATCTTTCAAAGACTTTTAAG GTGAGCAGTAAGGGACTGGGTGACAATCTGCACACCCTTGTACCAGAACTTCTCATCCCAGCAGAAACTATTAACTATTTGTGCAAGGCAACAGAATTTCTAAGTCCagaagcatttctgaaaatgtataACAACCCTTTACAGCCTGCCATGGCTTCAGGTACTGCTGCAGATTTGCAAG aaactGTGTGGCCTACCCCTTGTCACTTGTATCCGTGA
- the TEX47 gene encoding testis-expressed protein 47 isoform X2, which yields MSGAHPQRQKGSGRAESLVPATLLRSNLLGAREEKRRLQLKKFLLHRLFFVAKLSERADRREVTGYHERLFQNILKYHLGEPVSGLLLLYPSSILHILESSSGTLYHILQDLVSLQKQGSGALLQEIRILVVSHNIPTRLFLQWYVTMVTRPVTYLEDLTQSQSAEEVVTECLMLLLKLGTYLSKTFKVSSKGLGDNLHTLVPELLIPAETINYLCKATEFLSPEAFLKMYNNPLQPAMASETVWPTPCHLYP from the exons ATGTCGGGCGCCCACCCGCAGCGGCAGAAGGGGTCGGGCCGGGCCGAGTCCCTGGTGCCCGCCACGCTCCTGCGGAGCAACCTGCTGGGCGCCAGGGAGGAGAAGCGGCGGCTGCAGCTCAAG AAGTTCCTGCTGCACAGGTTATTTTTTGTTGCCAAGCTGTCAGAAAGAGCAGACAGGAGAGAGGTCACAG gTTACCATGAAAGACTGTTTCAGAACATATTAAAATACCACCTAGGAGAACCAGTCTCAGGTCTACTTCTTCTCTATCCCAGCTCCATCCTTCATATACTAGAG TCCTCCAGTGGCACATTGTATCATATCCTCCAAGATCTAGTTTCTCTCCAGAAGCAAGGCTCCGG TGCTTTGCTACAGGAAATTAGGATTTTAGTGGTATCACACAACATCCCAACCAGGCTCTTCCTGCAGTGGTATGTCACAATGGTGACACGGCCTGTGACATACCTAGAAGATTTGACACAATCGCAGTCTGCAGAAGAGGTGGTGACTGAGTGTCTTATGCTTCTCCTCAAACTGGGAACATATCTTTCAAAGACTTTTAAG GTGAGCAGTAAGGGACTGGGTGACAATCTGCACACCCTTGTACCAGAACTTCTCATCCCAGCAGAAACTATTAACTATTTGTGCAAGGCAACAGAATTTCTAAGTCCagaagcatttctgaaaatgtataACAACCCTTTACAGCCTGCCATGGCTTCAG aaactGTGTGGCCTACCCCTTGTCACTTGTATCCGTGA
- the SLC5A11 gene encoding sodium/myo-inositol cotransporter 2 isoform X2, whose product MWKTKRSTVKGYFLAGGKMVWWPVGASLFASNVGSGHFIGLAGSGAASGIAATAYEWNGMFCVLVLAWLFLPIYLAAGVTTMPEYLQKRFGGKRIQIFLAILYLFIYIFTKISVDMYAGALFIQQALRWDLYVAVIGLLAITAVYTVAGGLAAVIYTDTLQTVIMLAGALTLMGFSFVKIGGLESLQAKYFKAIASSHKGNSSCGLPREDAFHIFRDPITSDLPWPGVLVGMTIPSLWYWCTDQVIVQRSLAAKNLSHAKGGSLLASYLKILPLFMMVMPGMISRVLFPDLVACADPEICRQICGNPSGCSDIAYPKLVIELLPLGLRGLMMSVMISALMSSLTSIFNSSSTIFTMDLWRHFRPRSSEWELMIVGRVFVLLLVVVSILWIPLVQASQGGQLFIYIQTISSYLQPPVAMVFILGCFWKRTNEKPQCGEPDRRPSVVRYVHYLYFSMILSVITTVTVVVVSLLTEPPSEEMIHHLTWFTRWDRPAKKDSAINTSPDTGSDVYKSEHPPAQLDISVVPENIFNGNTGVAGTQKGSKLMRVFLWLCGMERKDEHPPENTIPASPEHTVASLEEQPLVKHILNVNLLLCLCAGIFLWGYFA is encoded by the exons ATGTGGAAGACGAAGCGAAGCACGGTGAAAGGCTATTTCTTGGCGGGAGGAAAGATGGTTTGGTGGCCT GTGGGGGCATCGCTGTTTGCGAGCAATGTGGGGAGCGGGCATTTCATAGGCCTGGCTGGGTCCGGGGCAGCGTCGGGAATCGCCGCCACGGCCTACGAGTGGAAC GGGATGTTTTGTGTCTTGGTGCTGGCCTGGCTATTTCTTCCTATTTACCTGGCAGCGGGG GTCACAACGATGCCTGAGTACTTACAGAAACGCTTTGGCGGCAAAAGAATACAGATATTCCTGGCAATTCTCTACTTGTTTATCTACATATTCACCAAAATATCA GTGGATATGTACGCCGGGGCCCTGTTCATTCAGCAAGCCTTACGCTGGGACCTCTATGTGGCTGTCATAGGTCTGCTGGCAATCACTGCTGTTTACACTGTGGCAG gtgGCCTGGCAGCTGTGATTTACACCGACACACTGCAGACGGTCATCATGCTGGCTGGGGCATTAACTCTTATGGGGTTCA GCTTTGTTAAAATTGGCGGCCTTGAAAGTTTGCAGGCCAAATACTTTAAAGCCATTGCGAGTAGCCACAAAGGAAACAGCAGCTGTGGCTTGCCAAGAGAAGATGCCTTCCACATTTTCCGAGACCCCATCACCTCGGACCTTCCCTGGCCAGGAGTTCTGGTTGGAATGACCATCCCATCTCTGTGGTACTGGTGCACAGATCAG GTTATTGTTCAAAGGTCCCTCGCAGCCAAGAACCTCTCTCATGCCAAAGGAGGCTCGTTGTTGGCCTCCTACCTGAAAATTTTGCCTCTCTTCATGATGGTGATGCCAGGCATGATCAGCCGGGTTCTCTTCCCAG ACCTGGTGGCTTGTGCAGACCCAGAAATCTGTCGGCAAATCTGTGGCAACCCTTCTGGCTGTTCTGATATTGCTTACCCCAAACTGGTCATAGAACTGCTGCCTCTAG GGCTCAGGGGCCTCATGATGTCTGTGATGATCTCAGCACTTATGTCCTCCCTGACTTCCATCTTTAACAGCTCCAGCACCATCTTCACCATGGACCTCTGGCGGCACTTCCGGCCCCGTTCGTCTGAGTGGGAGCTCATGATTGTTGGCAG GGTGTTCGTGCTGCTGCTCGTGGTGGTGTCCATTCTGTGGATCCCACTGGTGCAGGCCAGCCAAGGGGGGCAGCTCTTCATTTATATCCAGACCATCAGCTCCTACCTACAGCCCCCCGTTGCCATGGTTTTCATCCTGGGCTGTTTCTGGAAGAGAACCAATGAGAAG CCCCAGTGTGGGGAGCCAGACCGCCGTCCGTCCGTGGTGAGATACGTGCACTACctgtacttctccatgatcctcaGTGTCATCACGACAGTCACTGTGGTGGTCGTGAGCCTGCTCACAGAACCTCCCTCGGAAGAAATG ATCCATCATCTCACCTGGTTCACACGCTGGGATCGGCCAGCCAAGAAAGACTCAGCAATCAATACTTCACCTGATACTGGAAGTGACGTGTATAAGTCTGAGCATCCGCCTGCCCAGCTTGATATTAGTGTTGTTCCTGAAAATATTTTCAACGGCAATACAG GTGTGGCTGGTACTCAAAAAGGGTCTAAACTGATGAGAGTCTTCTTGTGGCTGTGTGGGATGGAGAGGAAAGACGAACATCCTCCTGAGAACACAATTCCTGCCAGCCCTGAACATACTGTGGCTTCGCTGGAGGAGCAGCCTTTGGTGAAACACATTCTGAATGTCAACTTGTTACTGTGTCTATGTGCCGGCATTTTTCTCTGGGGCTACTTTGCATAG